ttaataaatacaaaatagtccgaaaaaaaaatctaaggCAAAGAAAATTGGAAATGGGTCGAGAACGATTGTTCTTAACTTAAGGAACATTTTTGTCCCAATTAAAGAACTAttgttcttattttaagtacaAGATGTAGGAGTAAAACGTGGTTCAACAGAGAATTTTGTTCCTAAAATTGGGACTAGGGTTTTTCCCTCAGTATACAATCCCAGTCGTGTGTGTGGTTCTTctttgtacttttttttctaaattaaaattctgTATAATGAATTCTGCGCCGATTCCATTTATAGTCTTTTTCGTCTCCGACAATTAGTGACTAATTAGTGGAAGCCTCTGGCTCTCTGGCCCCTTGGAATTAGTGCAGGATGTTTGtgattttcgtattttttttgctagCTGTCCGTCTGCGGCggcaacgcggcgtatgcgcgaTAATTAAACACACGACTTGCATTTGTGGGGCCTCTGGCGAAGGTCCGAAAAGCGGGGATTTCGTCGTCGGTTTCACTAAGGTTACCAGTGCTACTGCAATACTACTACTGCCACTGCTGTTTGGGTCAAGCGCATTCGCATTAAAAATCTGCTGGCTAAATAGACGACCCACTGCGAGGCTCATTGAGCTCAGCAAGACTTCCTCGTTTCGGGGGATTCAGAGATGGATGATGGATGATTCTAAATTGAGATCAGGGAGAGGGAGGGATCAGCATTGGGTTTTTCAAGTTCAAACTCCCCAAGTGGGCCAAGTGACGTTCCGTTTCGTTCCGTTCCAATGCGATGCAAATGCACATTGTACTCCAATTATGTCGGCTAATTGACAAAGAACGGGTGACAATTCAAATGCCAAATTGGACGATTCTCAATTTTCGCAAGGTTCTTGATAAGTCCCAGCCCCCGAGTTACGACTTGACTGTCAGCTAATTAGGTTTGCCAACACCAACGAGCTGCAAATATTATCTGTTTCTGGGGGAGATAGATAAACATATGGATAAGGCCCCGTCAAACACTAACGTCCCGCCTTTTATTTGGATATTGTTAAATGTTTATGATCCTAATTTGCCTTTGACTGATTCGAAAGCGTTTTCAGGTGCGATAATGGCCAGAGTACATCTCTTTACACTTCGCCTTTTGTTCAATATTTGTTCGTCTTATTATCAGCTCCTAAgtgctcttttttttgctggcATTCTAAAGTTGAATAATCGCAGCTCAGCGATCCAATTTATAAGTTTGAGGGGCACACAATCACCTGGAGGATGGGCAAACATTTTCTGGATGGATATTTTAGCGCCTTTTTTGTAAcactttaaatgcaaaaggGCGATTTTTGTTACTACTGTAAACTCGAGTCTGTGATTACTAAATTCGGtggaaatgaaaaaccaaaacacatttttaattaacagtcGTAAATCATTTGGTTTTTGtaaagaaaaaggaaatgtAATATGTGACAACTCTGCGTATGAGCGATATTTTGTAATggtataattaattataacaattataattgcgaataaatatttgcatttgatATCCATTAAAATGCATcgcaaatttaatatttgcagAAAATATTCATTGTTTTTTAATCATTCCGGTTAGATAAgataatcaaatcaaataaacttTGTCACTAAGGTAAAATCAACTAGAGCCCTCAACTTCGTTTCGTATGTTTTAAACGAACCTTTGAaacttctttaattttaagtttctctcggtttttattaaaaaacctgaatatttcgaaattacTTCGATTAGATATGACAATCAAATCGAGTGGACTCACTTTATAATCGTTATCCCTTATCAGTTATCGatttacaaatattacaaaattatatattttgagCAAGCGGAAAATGCGTGCAGAGCgataaacaaataacaaacgcgaccacaaaaacacacacacgcacactctgGAAAAAAGCACACCAACACACTAACAGCAGCGATGGACtgtaataaatttatgcaaaaacaaGAACATGGGATTACCGTTTAAAATTAGCAGAGCTTGCTGTTGctgattttatattatttttttttctgctgcgGGGTGCGTGAGTCGCGAGTGCGAAAGGGAGGGATGCAGCAGTTACTCTggggttttattttgttttactttttacaataaaaaacGCACGCATATGACCGGAAATGATCAGGTTTTATTGAATTGCTTCGATAAATTCTTAGCTTCGGCTTCGATTTGTTTTCGATTTCGTTCGATTTACGGCAAAGAGCGACCGTGTGTTAGACCGTTAGACGTTGGCCGTAGATGTTTGATGCTCGAATGCGCGTACGCGACTTCTGGCGCTACTATATATATGCCTTTACCCGTAGAAATTGGCTAAGCTCGcccgcacactcacacacaaaaTCCACACAACTACTGGCACAGTTTGCAATCTAGTTTATTTGTACGGTTGTTTGAACTCGGCGGACTGATCGTTCTGATCGCTCGTCAGTCGCCGGTGACCGCGGCTACTAAACTGGACAACTGTGGTTCCGGGGGATCCGAAACTGCGTCTGATTTGGGTCTCCGTCGCGGACTGAGTGCCCGAAAAGCCCCCAGCTGCAAAAATCGCCACAGCTTTGGATTAATCCCCCTTTTATCGAGTCGAAATCCGAGCTTGAGCAGGTTTACCGATAGCAAATTCGGATTTTGCaactattaaattttaatgttccagagaaaaattaaataaatatattgaaaaattctattaattgtaaaactattataaacatttcttctatttatatttgggtttggaaatattttgaaaatgccATCAAAGAGCTTTCCTTTTCCAGAAGCTTTCTTTACAGAATATGGCAGCACTCTGGATTACGATCATCTCTTCTAAATACAGCAAAaccttattaataataataatataacaatagatattaaaaaacatctaaaaaaaaatatagaacccattaaaaaatattattgtcaTTCCTCTGTAACTCATACCTACAatgtactttaaatttatgttttttaatacttGATCGTGTTTGCTTGGTAtctgttttttttgcttaattaTGAATCAATTAATAAATGATACGtatattaaaaaactattaCAGACCGATCAGCAGTGTTTGAATTACAATTTATTACAGGTGGCGGTAATACGTCACGAATTAGCATGAAATCGAATTAGATTATAAAGTGTGAGATTTAGTTTAGAGAGGCGAAAAAGTCGGTGAAAATAATTTGCGCATTACTATTGGGGAAATCTCATGAAAATGCCCCAAAGCTccatttttattggtttttaattatCACCAGACGTCGCGTAacagaatttttgaaataattcgCACTTAATAAACTCATAAAAACGATGCAAGTGCATCGAGTGCAAAtctataaatattcaattacGCCTGGGAACTGGAAAACTGATTAGCACAGTTATACCTACTTTCCCTTTGGAATCGCATTGCTTTAATTTATGCGTGAATAATtttagataacaaaattaagtATTGAGATTGtgcaaagaaaaataaattcaattaagctTCTGTTTGACAGGTGAAGATTTATAACgcaattgaaatgaaattccCATAATTTCTGCGCATAAAATATACTAGTGCAACCCATGACTGGGATTTGTGATTAGATTACCTTTCTAAAATCATCATCCTTAGGAGTTCTTAACTCATAAACCTTTGGCAGTCGGTCGTGATTTCCTTTGTCTCATTCTCAACACTCGTCATAGAAATTAAAAGATAATGGCTAATTTAATGGCACTCGTGTTTTCCACTAGCCCATTGGCGAAAATCTTAATGCTTATTTATGGTTTAACCTTGAAATCGGTTGATTTGGATTGTTTTGCCCAAATAAACTCAAGTACTAGTCTGGGCCTGTATCTCTGAACCTATGTTTTTGTCTTTATCAATCCAAAAAGTTTGAAGGAAGTCATAAAATatgatttggaattttttttgactGTCTTTAAGTTTATctttaaattatgaaaatctattatttgttttggtaATTATAAAGATTTATTTACGAACTTTTTTAAGGAGTGTTGTcttattgttaattttttttagtctcactgctttaaatatttgttttaaataaagtagtaatttttttattttattaaaaatgtatttaattatacattgaaaatatcttaatattgtttaatgtctttatgtttttcttagcACTTTACGAAAACCAATATTGCAAGAAATCAAGAGATTGCTTAATTTCTCCTTAATCTTACCAAAATTTCAGATAGCACTATCAAAATTTCGAAGAAATAAATTGGGAAACTACTGGAGCCCACTGATACGTATTTAAAGCCGGTCACAACATTACTAACCTAAGACAAAGTAAACTAGATCCGATTCGCAGATCTCAGAGATATTCCAATGCCAACAGACCCGTGTTTTTTTCGGTCAGACTTATGTATGCAAATCATACAAAAAATCACCGAGTCACCTAGTCACTATTCAACtggattatttattaattttattaattagccCAAGCtatatcaaatatttacatacgtCTCCTCCGAATCGAGCGCTTGATGATCACAAACTGAAGCGTTGCCAAATATTTTGAGCGCCCGAAATTGGAGGGGCGATTCGTTATCGCCACCGAAATGATAAGAAACCGAGAGGAAGGTATAAATACGAGTCCATTCCACTCCCTTAGGCTGTTTGACTGGCCTATTCCACTTCGGCGGCGATTAgaatttaatgtaaatgtCTCCGCAACTGGATTCTATGTGTATTTTTCCGCAATATTACGATTCCCGTTCTGAGCCATAATGTCAGATGACTAAAGCTGCTGCTATCAGAGCGTTGCGAAAACACAGACATAAAGGTCCAATCAGTTGCCGGGTCATAAAGATCGAGCAATGCTATCGGGGGATTCGCGGCTAAAATCGCTGGCAAGTCGCAGCCGTTTCTCAAAACGCACAATTTGTTTgtggaataaaattaaaactttgaCTTGGAAATCAAGaactcaataaaaacattattttccatattaacttgttttattttcttaaaatgaaAACCTTTCCCAGGTTgttgtattgttttttagaaaacatttttttgtaaatatttaaaaaaattgtcaattattaaaaatttaatagaagtaaaaaacaaattgataaaatctgtactaattttttaattggcgTGAACATCCTCTCAATGTTTAAGATGATACGGTAATTTTAATCGTACAGTCTCATTAAAGGTTATTGTGCTTGAAAATTCTGCTGTTGCTCAAAATTTCAACAAATATGCactgaacaaatatttttttaagcgtaAATTGACGATCATTTTAATCATGTATGTTTACCCACGGAATTCATTTTACAGTACAACATTTATCAATTTATAgctgaaataatttttgtgacGTCTTCAAGCGATTTCctttgaaattataaattaatttagaaaTTGCGCACCACATGTAAACGTACAGTACCCACCAAGACGCCTCGATGTGCTAAGCATATGCATTTTGATTTCAGCTTTAAGATTTGGTTTTCTCGAAAAACGAGCAACGAGCAAAGTtggggttttattttaatttttgaaaaactaaCTGGAAGCaacatttttggtttaaatacattttttaaagttaatacTTAAACTTAACTAATTTAAAGACaactaataaaaaagtaatgtAAAATTCAAATGAGCTTTTcaattgcatacttttggggaggtgaaaaaaaaaataaactgcaATGATTACAAAATGCGAATGCAAATCAATTCTcggaataaaattaaatagctGCTTAATGTCAGAAGGGGtataagtttaaatttatagaCGACACAATTAGCCAGGTCCCAAAATAAGGAAAATGCAGAATTTATGCTCAAAATaacgtatttatttattaaacaccAAATCTTTTTGGGTAAGTTATACTTCATCCCAATTGAGACTTAAGATGCTGTAGCACGTTTGATTCCCTCAGAGGCAAGTTCCACGCCCAGCTGGACAATGAGAATCTTCAGCAGAGGCGCCCAGAAACCTCCTTGTGCAGGGACACCATCCACTTCAACAGCATGAGACTTTTCCTCCTTATACCGCCTAAAGATATCCTGGGCACGTTCACTAAGGGGATTTGGCAATAGGAGGACAGAGGAGTATTTGTCATAGAACTTGGCTAAATCATCGACATTTCTATATCTAGTGGCTTCATCCACCGAAGAATCGCCATACACCTGAAGTAAGCGTTGTTGCTCAGTAGTGAACTCATCCTCGACTTCGGCATTTCCTCCTCCAAGAAGACATCCTGTGAGAACCACTGGGAactgggaaaaaatattatagcttaggttatttttacaaaaagggATTACAATGACTTACCTGAAGAAAATCAAAGGATTCATCTTGTAGCTTAAGCTTCTGATTTCGAAACTGATATTAGATTAACTGTGGGATCTCTATTTATACCCCTTTTGACATTATGTAGCTCAATCTAAAATGTGAATTCATCTTATTGATTTTATACCAAGAATTGATATGCATTCGCATTCACTTTGTAATCATTGCAGTTAGCCACAGAAAAGCCTGATAAGTTATTGCTACGTAGTTTTCGAAGAACGCTTAATCGTATATTTAGGTTCCAAGGGATTATATTTAGTCAGCATTGTGTTATTTCTGTAAGTTTAAAAACGTTTACTAATGCATTTCAGTTTTACAGCTTTAACTATATaataaaagggtatataaaagggtatacaaatacaATACCAAgtgtttttgtataaaatctaACTTTAAtgttatattaaaaatcttaGAATTATAAGACTAAGCTCTGGCGACCTTAAGTTCTTCAGGACACTTCTGCTTAAAAGCCTCAACCAGTTTGAACTTCTGGATCTTGCCAGAGGTTGTCTTAGGGAACGCATCCAAGGTGATCACATATCGGGGAACCTTAAAGTGGGCCAGCTTGCCCTTGCTGTACTCCTTCA
The genomic region above belongs to Drosophila takahashii strain IR98-3 E-12201 chromosome 2L, DtakHiC1v2, whole genome shotgun sequence and contains:
- the LOC108063803 gene encoding protein Turandot M-like gives rise to the protein MSKGFPVVLTGCLLGGGNAEVEDEFTTEQQRLLQVYGDSSVDEATRYRNVDDLAKFYDKYSSVLLLPNPLSERAQDIFRRYKEEKSHAVEVDGVPAQGGFWAPLLKILIVQLGVELASEGIKRATAS